A stretch of DNA from Oncorhynchus keta strain PuntledgeMale-10-30-2019 chromosome 17, Oket_V2, whole genome shotgun sequence:
ATGGACGCCACCCAGCGCCATGGACGGGGCCCAGCGCCATGGACGGGGCCCAGCGCCATGGACGCCACCCAGCGCCATGGACGGGGCCCAGCGCCATGGACGCCACCCAGCGCCAATGGACGGGGCCCAGCGCCTGTGAACGATGATTAAGCTACTTGTCTATTCTATCAATAGTCTATTCTAACAATAGTCTATATTCTATCAATAGTCTATTCTACTAATATTCTATTCTATCAGTAGTCTATTATAACAATAGTATATTCTATCAATAGTCTATTCTACTAATATTCTATTCTATCAGTAGTCTAttatatcagtagtctattcTATCAATAGTCTATTCTATCAGTAGTCTATTCTATCAGTAGTCTATTCTATCAATAGTCTATTCTATCAGTAGTCTATTCTATCAATAGTCTATATTCTATCAATAGTCTATATTCTATCAATAGTCTATTCTATCAATAGCCTAGTCTATCAATAGTCTATTCTATCAGTAGTCTAGTCTATCAATAGTCTAttatatcagtagtctattcTATTAAGTCTATATTATATCAATAGTCTATTCTATCAGTAGTCTATTCTATCAGTAGTCTATTCTATATCAATAGTCTATTTTCTATCAATAGACTATTCTATCAATAGGCTATTCTATCAACAGTCTATTCTATCAATAGTCTATTCTATCAATAGTCTATCAATAGTCTATTCTATCAATTTAACAAAAAGTTCAATGAACACAGACACTTTTTCCAGAACTAGAATTCTTTATTTAACTGAGTTCAGGCCTTGGAAGGAAAGGTTGTGTGTTGGGTGGGTTTGAGACTTAATAGGAGTGGTCACGGACATACTCCATGATGTCCTTCAGGGCCAGCCAGGtctcagaggcagtggggatgatcTGATTGGCTGGTAGGATGAAACCATAGCGACCGGTGTCCCTCAGCTCGAAGGCAAAGGAGTACTTGATGCCCAGGTTATAGGTCCAATCGATGCTGCCTCCGCTGGCCTGATCTGGAGGGGGGAGAAATCACATATTAATGAGTATTGGATTGAACTACCATGCTGTGCTTTCCAGTTCTGGCTGGTGGGTCGCATCTAATGACAAACCAACTTCATTGAAACACTTGGAGCCACTTATAGTATAAGTATTGAATACTTACAGATGATCTTGCAGATGCTGCCAACCTTATATGTGGTTCCATGGAGAGAGCTGAGCTTCTGGACTGCAGACCTGCCCACAGAGTCCTACCAAAAAGCAGCAGAGACAGGAGAGTCAGTggattagtgtgtgtgtacatgtgtttgcatgagtgtgtgtgcgcatgtatgtgtgagtgtgtggtgtgttatgTTACCAGTTCAGCTGCGTGGAGCGCATCTTTGCAGGTGTATCCGTAGGGGTACATGAGCAGCTGGGAGTAGGCGTGGATGGAGATGAAGGACTTGAAGTTGCCGTGGTTCTTCACCAGGTTCACAACGTTCTTCACCTCTATCTCAGAGTGGGGAGACGGGCCGTGGTACGAGTCAGAGCAGGGGTTGGTACTAGCACCGGGGcctggagaaacacacacaagcacacacataaaGACACCTGGATGGACACAGGTTATTCTGCATACAACAAAAAAAGTATGGGAAGGAAAGCTTTGTCTTCACACCATAAGTGTTTCTCATAACATTATACTTTTCACTAACTTCATCTCTGGGAAAGGAAACTATCAGCTGTGGAAATGTATGCCATAGTCAACCTGTGACACCCACCACCAAAGCTGGTATGGGAATGTAACATGACATGATTTACAGATTTTCTACCTCCAAAACCGGCATCCCAGTTCCTGTTGGGGTCGACACCACGGCACATGGAGCCAGGGTTCTTGGAGCGAGTCTTGCGCCACATACGGTCCTGTGAACCATGAGGACACAATACTCTAACTCAGTAAACACTATACTAGTATACCATGAAGACTCTAACTCAGTAAACACTATACTGGTATACCATGAAGACTAACTCAGTAAACACTATACTGGTATACCATGAAGACTCTAACTCAGTAAATACTATACTGGTATACCATGAAGACTCTAACTCAGTAAACACTATACTGGTATACCATGAAGACTCTAACTCAGTAAACACTATACTGGTATACCATGAAGACTCTAACTCAGTAAACACTATACTGGTATACCATGAAGACTCTAACTCAGTAAACATTATACTGGTATACCATGAAGACTCTAACTCAGTAAACATTATACTGGTATACCATGAAGACTCTAACTCAGTAAACATTATACTGGTATACCATGAAGACTCTAACTCAGTAAACACTATACTGGTATACCATGAAGACTCTAACTCAGTAAACATTATACTGGTATACCATGAAGCATAACCAATATTGTCCTCATATGACTCTACATTGAGCCAAACTGAGGTGAACAGATGAAAGGTCACACTTTACACTTAGCTGTATAGCTGTAATGTAGTACAGCATTTAGGTATGTATAGGCCTATATGTTACATCTATAGGAGGTACCTACACTGGTGTGGGACTTGACGTAGCCCACAGTATAGATGCATTATAGCACTGTATATGGTATGACACCTACACTGGTGTGGCTGTGGACGTATCCATCAGGGTTGGCTAGAATCAGCAGGTAGATGTCCATGGTTTTCAGGAGGGAGGTCAGGGAAGCATCAGTACCATAATCACTGGCAATCTGAAGAACAATAACATGTAtttatgagacacacacacagtgttggaaTGTTGTTTTTCTGTATAATGTGTTGGTGTTAATTCTGAATACAACAGCAGTCTGGTTTTTCTCTTGGAATGAGAGCAGGTGTTCTCTCACCTTGTTGGCGGTCCACACTCCAGTGGCCTGAGACACCCACTCTCTGGAGTGGATACCAGAGTCAACCCAGATGGCAGGACGCTTGTCGCCACCCGTGCTGAACTACAACAGAGGACAGATATGTTATGGTCTTGTTTCATTCAGCTCTGAGGGAGCACTGACACGTTATggtacacacacatatgcacacacatgcatgcacacatacacgcattcgcacacacacacatgagcacgcacatgcacacatacacacacaagtatATAACGTTACAGCTCTGTCTCTAAAAAAAGAAGACTGTATTTCCATTAACTGTACACAAACAGCAGTAACCCTCTACATACC
This window harbors:
- the LOC118395970 gene encoding carboxypeptidase A2-like, whose product is MGTMHLLLSINAGALRAGSSGQDTGRMKVLVLFALLAAANCEKVFIGDQVIRVNVESEEQILLLRALEQDTYWDLDFWLHPVNTEVPVDIRVPSSSLYAVKDYLRAHNIQFSVMISNLQELLDEEKAEMEENNMSERSSKSFNFGAYHPLETIYSWMDGLVAAHPNLVTKEQIGTSYEGRPMYVLKFSTGGDKRPAIWVDSGIHSREWVSQATGVWTANKIASDYGTDASLTSLLKTMDIYLLILANPDGYVHSHTSDRMWRKTRSKNPGSMCRGVDPNRNWDAGFGGPGASTNPCSDSYHGPSPHSEIEVKNVVNLVKNHGNFKSFISIHAYSQLLMYPYGYTCKDALHAAELDSVGRSAVQKLSSLHGTTYKVGSICKIIYQASGGSIDWTYNLGIKYSFAFELRDTGRYGFILPANQIIPTASETWLALKDIMEYVRDHSY